One Amorphoplanes digitatis genomic window carries:
- a CDS encoding sulfite exporter TauE/SafE family protein codes for MTWTEALLSIAAGLIISVVTTPVGVSGAVFLLPVQLSVLAVPNPAVTPTNLLFNVVSGPGALLRYGRRGGLAGPLTRLLLVGTLPGVVVGAVVRVFVVPGPDVFRLIVSVLLLPLGVWLCLRPPVPQPRTPAMSRRGITALALGVGVVGGVYGIGGGSIIGPVLAGRGMPMAVVAPAALATTFVTSVAGAAAFAVLALTGRGDIAPDWGVGILCGAGGLVGGYLGARLQPRLPERALRLVLGGLAIALAVLYTGQAVLRSS; via the coding sequence GTGACATGGACCGAGGCCCTGCTGAGCATCGCGGCCGGATTGATCATTTCGGTGGTCACCACCCCGGTCGGCGTCTCCGGCGCGGTGTTCCTGCTCCCGGTCCAGCTCAGCGTGCTCGCGGTACCCAATCCTGCGGTGACGCCGACGAATCTGCTGTTCAACGTCGTCTCCGGCCCGGGTGCCCTGCTGCGGTACGGCCGGCGCGGCGGCCTCGCCGGCCCGCTGACCCGGCTGCTGCTGGTCGGCACCCTGCCGGGCGTGGTCGTCGGCGCGGTGGTGCGGGTCTTCGTCGTGCCCGGCCCGGACGTGTTCCGGCTCATCGTCAGCGTCCTGCTGCTGCCCCTCGGCGTGTGGCTCTGCCTGCGCCCGCCGGTGCCGCAGCCCCGTACCCCCGCGATGTCCCGCCGCGGGATCACCGCGCTGGCGCTGGGCGTCGGGGTGGTCGGCGGCGTCTACGGCATCGGCGGCGGATCCATCATCGGTCCCGTCCTGGCCGGCCGGGGCATGCCGATGGCGGTGGTCGCGCCCGCGGCGCTGGCCACGACCTTCGTCACCTCCGTCGCCGGCGCGGCGGCCTTCGCGGTGCTCGCGCTGACCGGGCGCGGCGACATCGCGCCGGACTGGGGCGTCGGGATCCTGTGCGGGGCCGGCGGGCTCGTCGGCGGCTACCTGGGCGCCCGCCTGCAACCCCGGCTGCCCGAGCGCGCGCTGCGGCTGGTGCTCGGCGGGCTGGCCATCGCGCTGGCCGTGCTCTACACCGGCCAGGCCGTGCTGCGGTCGAGCTGA
- a CDS encoding sensor histidine kinase — translation MRNPGRRYPPRRPDRPGRRAGGAAPTAGSDEIEAHAGAHGPAWSPGRGGGRFRSSGRSGGLGRRPRQPHWPGAVVAALCFHVFGNWSQAAALSRPADVVACALLLIGPLALAWRGRAPIAVLAVSGAATIGFAALSTPSWSYAVAPVIALFGAVKAGRRRDAVVVAAAGYLAYLTVTWFCAGALGLPAAARPDLRDAVLIGLGLALTVFLGSAARARAIYLAEMTQARAERARAREEQERRQASDERLRIARELHDVLGHHLSLINVQAGVGLHLMDNRPEQAREALAAIKTASSEALREVRAVLGVLRPEEEAAPRQPAPGLGRLTDLTADAGLPVTTTTVGERRDLPAEVDRAAYRIVQEALTNVRRHAAAGAAATVAVTYAENELRLSIRNDGPAAKEPPDGGGGSGIAGMRARAASLGGTLAAGPPPEGGYLVSAVLPTATGENP, via the coding sequence GTGCGAAACCCGGGCCGGCGGTACCCGCCCCGGCGACCGGATCGACCCGGCCGCCGGGCCGGCGGTGCTGCCCCGACCGCGGGGTCCGACGAGATCGAGGCGCACGCCGGCGCGCACGGTCCGGCGTGGTCGCCGGGACGGGGCGGTGGCCGTTTCCGATCGTCCGGCCGCTCCGGCGGCCTGGGCCGGCGGCCACGGCAGCCGCACTGGCCCGGCGCGGTCGTCGCGGCGCTCTGCTTCCACGTGTTCGGCAACTGGTCGCAGGCGGCCGCCCTGTCCCGCCCGGCCGACGTCGTCGCGTGCGCGCTGCTGCTGATCGGCCCGCTCGCGCTGGCCTGGCGCGGGCGCGCCCCGATCGCCGTCCTCGCCGTCAGCGGCGCGGCCACGATCGGCTTCGCCGCACTCTCGACGCCGTCGTGGAGCTACGCCGTCGCACCCGTCATCGCCCTCTTCGGCGCGGTCAAGGCGGGCCGGCGCCGGGACGCGGTGGTGGTCGCCGCGGCGGGCTACCTGGCCTACCTGACCGTGACCTGGTTCTGCGCCGGTGCGCTCGGGCTGCCGGCCGCGGCCCGTCCCGACCTGCGCGACGCCGTGCTGATCGGCCTGGGTCTCGCGCTGACGGTCTTCCTCGGCAGCGCCGCCCGGGCCCGGGCGATCTATCTGGCCGAGATGACCCAGGCAAGGGCCGAACGGGCCCGGGCCCGGGAGGAGCAGGAACGCCGCCAGGCCTCCGACGAACGGCTGCGCATCGCCCGCGAGCTGCACGACGTGCTCGGCCACCACCTGTCGCTGATCAACGTGCAGGCCGGGGTCGGGCTCCACCTGATGGACAACCGCCCCGAGCAGGCCCGCGAGGCCCTCGCGGCGATCAAGACGGCGAGCTCCGAGGCGCTGCGGGAGGTCCGGGCGGTGCTCGGCGTGCTGCGCCCCGAGGAGGAGGCCGCGCCGCGCCAGCCCGCGCCGGGCCTGGGCCGGCTCACCGATCTCACCGCCGACGCGGGCCTGCCGGTGACCACGACGACCGTGGGGGAGCGGCGCGACCTGCCCGCGGAGGTGGACCGGGCGGCGTACCGGATCGTCCAGGAGGCGTTGACCAACGTCCGCCGGCACGCGGCCGCCGGCGCGGCCGCGACGGTCGCGGTCACCTACGCGGAGAACGAGCTGCGCCTGTCGATCCGCAACGACGGCCCGGCGGCGAAGGAGCCGCCGGACGGCGGCGGCGGTAGCGGCATCGCCGGGATGCGGGCCCGCGCGGCCAGCCTCGGCGGCACCCTGGCGGCGGGCCCGCCGCCGGAGGGCGGCTACCTGGTCTCGGCGGTGCTGCCGACAGCGACAGGGGAGAATCCATGA
- a CDS encoding response regulator: MITVLLADDQVLVRAGFRALLNAEPDIEVVAEAGDGLEAVRLAAQTRPDVVLMDIRMPGVDGLEATRRIAADPALAGTRVVILTTFELDEYVFEALRTGASGFLVKDTEPVELLRGVRAVAAGDALLSPSVTRRVIGEFATPGGRGRPALPPEEAEQRLAQLTEREREVMVLVGEGLSNDEIAGRLMISPATAKTHVSRTMVKLGARDRAQLVVYAYEAGLIRPGWLA, encoded by the coding sequence ATGATCACGGTCCTGCTCGCCGACGATCAGGTCCTGGTCCGGGCCGGCTTCCGGGCGCTGCTCAACGCCGAGCCCGACATCGAGGTGGTCGCGGAGGCGGGCGACGGCCTCGAGGCGGTGCGCCTTGCCGCGCAGACGCGGCCCGACGTGGTGCTGATGGACATCCGCATGCCCGGCGTGGACGGCCTCGAGGCGACCCGCCGCATCGCCGCGGATCCGGCGCTGGCCGGCACCCGGGTCGTCATCCTCACCACGTTCGAGCTGGACGAGTACGTCTTCGAGGCGCTGCGCACCGGCGCATCCGGCTTCCTGGTCAAGGACACCGAGCCGGTCGAGCTGCTGCGCGGCGTGCGCGCGGTCGCGGCCGGTGACGCCCTGCTGTCGCCGAGCGTCACCCGCCGGGTCATCGGCGAGTTCGCCACCCCGGGCGGGCGCGGCCGTCCCGCGCTGCCGCCGGAGGAGGCCGAGCAGCGGCTGGCGCAGCTCACCGAGCGCGAACGCGAGGTGATGGTCCTGGTCGGCGAGGGCCTGTCCAACGACGAGATCGCGGGCCGCCTCATGATCAGCCCGGCGACGGCGAAGACACACGTCAGCCGCACGATGGTCAAGCTCGGTGCCCGGGACCGGGCCCAGCTCGTGGTCTACGCGTACGAGGCGGGCCTGATCCGTCCCGGCTGGCTGGCCTGA
- a CDS encoding metal-dependent hydrolase, producing MMGPSHALSGAAVWLAGSWALDHFAGYEQSPLAVAVGTAVCAGGALLPDLDLSGKVTRNQGGATVARTFGVFSLFVAEVIEKISLGVYTATKLSKDPRRNNGHRTFTHTLPFAGLVGWGTTTLCANYGRWAVVAVVFLMAGLALRGLFDEWAERAGWLIVTLASGAIAWFTAAHLPGDRGYPMLGFAVGVGCVVHLLGDMITKNGVPILWPIPIGRRMWRMVGIPNGMAVKVGGKGEVLVLRTVFTLVALLSIFGMFAPHLLNQLDLDTWADG from the coding sequence ATGATGGGTCCGTCGCACGCGCTGTCCGGCGCGGCCGTATGGCTGGCCGGCAGCTGGGCCCTGGACCACTTCGCCGGGTACGAGCAGTCGCCGCTGGCCGTCGCCGTCGGCACGGCCGTCTGCGCGGGCGGCGCGCTGCTGCCGGACCTCGACCTGTCGGGCAAGGTGACCCGCAACCAGGGCGGCGCGACGGTCGCCCGGACCTTCGGCGTGTTCTCCCTGTTCGTGGCCGAGGTGATCGAGAAGATCTCGCTGGGTGTCTACACGGCGACCAAGCTCAGCAAGGACCCGCGCCGCAACAACGGGCACCGCACGTTCACGCACACGCTGCCGTTCGCGGGGCTGGTCGGCTGGGGCACCACGACGCTGTGCGCGAACTACGGCCGATGGGCCGTGGTCGCCGTCGTCTTCCTCATGGCCGGCCTGGCGCTGCGCGGGCTGTTCGACGAGTGGGCGGAGCGGGCCGGCTGGCTGATCGTGACGCTGGCGTCGGGTGCGATCGCGTGGTTCACCGCGGCGCACCTGCCGGGCGACCGCGGCTACCCGATGCTGGGGTTCGCGGTGGGGGTCGGCTGCGTCGTACACCTGCTCGGCGACATGATCACCAAGAACGGCGTGCCGATCCTGTGGCCCATTCCGATCGGCCGCCGGATGTGGCGGATGGTCGGCATCCCGAACGGGATGGCGGTCAAGGTCGGCGGCAAGGGCGAGGTGCTCGTGCTGCGCACGGTGTTCACCCTGGTGGCACTGCTGTCGATCTTCGGGATGTTCGCGCCGCACCTGCTGAACCAGCTCGACCTGGACACCTGGGCCGACGGCTGA
- a CDS encoding TetR/AcrR family transcriptional regulator, with product MDDAQGTPPRRGAYEKGVRRRREILDRAIEVFAERGAEGTSLRAIGEAIGVSHAALKHYFSSREELLIEVYRAAEERSIVEDRPPAGVSVVGIMTHAARRNHGVPGLVQLYSTLVAGALEEGNELSRAFFGERFALLRRFLAERVEAEQAAGRIRPDIAPEAAAALIIAASDGLQTQWLLDPRIDIEKSLELLEGLLGR from the coding sequence ATGGATGACGCCCAGGGGACGCCGCCCCGCCGCGGCGCGTACGAAAAGGGTGTCCGCCGGCGGCGCGAGATCCTCGACCGCGCGATCGAGGTCTTCGCCGAGCGGGGCGCCGAGGGCACGTCCCTGCGGGCGATCGGAGAGGCGATCGGGGTGTCGCACGCGGCGCTCAAGCACTACTTCTCGTCGCGCGAGGAGCTGCTGATCGAGGTGTACCGGGCCGCGGAAGAGCGCTCGATCGTCGAGGACCGGCCGCCCGCGGGCGTCTCGGTGGTCGGCATCATGACCCACGCCGCGCGCCGCAATCACGGCGTCCCGGGCCTGGTGCAGCTGTATTCGACGCTGGTGGCCGGCGCGCTGGAGGAGGGTAACGAGCTGTCCCGGGCGTTCTTCGGCGAGCGGTTCGCGCTGCTGCGCCGGTTCCTCGCCGAGCGCGTGGAGGCGGAGCAGGCCGCGGGCCGGATCCGCCCGGACATCGCACCGGAGGCCGCCGCCGCGCTGATCATCGCCGCCTCCGACGGGTTGCAGACGCAGTGGCTGCTCGACCCGCGGATCGACATCGAGAAGTCGCTGGAGCTGCTGGAAGGCCTGCTCGGCCGCTGA
- a CDS encoding bifunctional 3'-5' exonuclease/DNA polymerase → MLVAVVSDDGSWHGSGRWQELLPDGRPAGEPQRVPDLPAAIAAREAAEQPRWIWAATTEGYPALLRGGVRVGRCHDIELTEALLLGHAGRWGEPRALPAAWARLTGAPVPADPPPRQPDPPGFAQAALFEAMTGPPTASGSVVLEALSGVFADQHARIRATGSPGRFGLLVAAESAGALVGAEMGHAGLPWSAEIHDRLLRELLGPPQPVGPPRRLAELAGEVNAAFGMHGLHPDSPAEVLRAFARAGIDVPNTRAWVLRNVEHPAVKPLLEYKELYRIWTAHGWAWRDAWVSEGRFRPEYVPGGVVSGRWATRGGGALQVPKVVRRAVVADPGWRFVIADAGQLEPRVLAAVSGDARLARAGAAGDLYAALATDSFGGDRAKAKVALLGAMYGQTGGAAIPALAVLRQSYPTAFEYVEAAARTGEAGGLVRSWLGRTCPPASTAWRDAGLDPPEESGSGEPQGGAPGRARGRFTRNFVIQATAAEWALVLLATLRTALRGTRAELVLFVHDEVGVHCPEQEAEGVAQAVRESAARAGELLFGATSVRFPLDVSIVECYADAM, encoded by the coding sequence GTGCTGGTAGCTGTGGTGTCCGACGACGGTAGCTGGCACGGCTCCGGCCGCTGGCAGGAGCTGCTGCCCGACGGGCGCCCGGCCGGGGAGCCGCAGCGCGTCCCCGATCTCCCGGCGGCCATCGCGGCCCGCGAGGCCGCCGAGCAGCCCCGCTGGATCTGGGCGGCGACGACCGAGGGCTACCCGGCGCTGCTGCGCGGCGGCGTGCGGGTCGGCCGCTGCCACGACATCGAGCTGACCGAGGCGCTGCTGCTCGGCCACGCGGGCCGCTGGGGCGAGCCGCGCGCCCTGCCCGCCGCCTGGGCCCGGCTGACCGGCGCCCCGGTGCCGGCCGACCCGCCGCCGCGCCAGCCGGACCCGCCGGGCTTCGCGCAGGCCGCGCTCTTCGAGGCCATGACCGGCCCGCCGACGGCCTCCGGCTCGGTGGTCCTCGAGGCGCTGTCCGGGGTCTTCGCCGACCAGCACGCGCGCATCCGCGCCACCGGCAGCCCGGGGCGGTTCGGCCTGCTGGTGGCCGCCGAGTCCGCCGGCGCCCTGGTCGGCGCCGAGATGGGCCACGCCGGGCTGCCCTGGAGCGCGGAGATCCACGACCGGCTGCTGCGCGAGCTGCTTGGCCCGCCGCAGCCGGTCGGCCCGCCGCGCCGGCTGGCCGAGCTGGCCGGCGAGGTCAACGCGGCGTTCGGCATGCACGGCCTGCACCCCGACTCGCCGGCCGAGGTGCTGCGCGCGTTCGCCCGCGCGGGCATCGACGTGCCCAACACCCGCGCCTGGGTCCTGCGCAACGTCGAGCACCCCGCCGTCAAGCCCCTGCTGGAATACAAGGAGCTCTACCGCATCTGGACGGCGCACGGCTGGGCCTGGCGCGACGCCTGGGTCAGCGAGGGCCGCTTCCGCCCGGAGTATGTGCCCGGCGGCGTGGTCTCGGGCCGCTGGGCCACCCGCGGCGGCGGCGCCCTCCAGGTGCCGAAGGTGGTCCGCCGGGCGGTGGTGGCCGACCCGGGCTGGCGCTTCGTGATCGCGGACGCGGGCCAGCTCGAGCCACGCGTGCTGGCCGCGGTCTCGGGCGACGCCCGGCTGGCCCGCGCCGGCGCCGCCGGGGACCTCTACGCGGCGCTGGCGACCGACTCGTTCGGCGGCGACCGGGCCAAGGCCAAGGTCGCCCTGCTCGGCGCGATGTACGGGCAGACCGGCGGCGCCGCGATCCCGGCGCTGGCGGTGCTGCGGCAGAGCTACCCGACCGCCTTCGAGTACGTGGAGGCGGCGGCCCGGACCGGCGAGGCCGGTGGGCTGGTGCGCTCGTGGCTGGGCCGCACCTGCCCGCCGGCGTCGACGGCCTGGCGCGACGCGGGCCTCGACCCGCCCGAGGAGTCCGGATCGGGGGAGCCGCAGGGCGGTGCGCCGGGCCGGGCCCGGGGCCGCTTCACCCGCAACTTCGTGATCCAGGCGACGGCGGCGGAGTGGGCGCTGGTCCTGCTCGCGACGCTGCGGACGGCGCTGCGGGGCACCCGGGCGGAGCTGGTGCTGTTCGTGCACGACGAGGTGGGGGTGCACTGCCCGGAGCAGGAGGCGGAGGGGGTGGCGCAGGCGGTCCGGGAGAGCGCGGCGCGCGCGGGCGAGCTGCTGTTCGGCGCGACCTCGGTCCGCTTCCCCCTGGACGTGTCGATCGTGGAGTGCTACGCCGACGCGATGTGA
- a CDS encoding DUF1707 SHOCT-like domain-containing protein — MHPTDATWSGPNRLRTSDTEREQVAEILRAAMAEGRLTLEEGEERLGQVYAAKFRDELAPLTADLPDNGRRALAETPQARAATRRGVRRHASFVAAAAVLLTGLWLLSGAHFFWPAIPLVFLVIGLMRHIRYGEFHHRHYHHHRVAPWNAPNYR, encoded by the coding sequence GTGCATCCCACCGACGCCACCTGGTCCGGACCGAACCGGCTCCGTACCTCCGACACCGAGCGCGAGCAGGTCGCCGAGATCCTGCGGGCCGCGATGGCCGAGGGCCGGCTCACCCTGGAGGAGGGTGAGGAGCGGCTCGGCCAGGTGTACGCGGCGAAGTTCCGCGACGAACTGGCCCCGCTCACCGCCGATCTGCCGGACAACGGCCGCCGGGCGCTGGCCGAGACGCCGCAGGCCCGGGCCGCGACACGCCGGGGCGTGCGCAGGCACGCCAGTTTCGTCGCCGCCGCGGCCGTCCTGCTGACCGGGCTGTGGCTGCTCTCCGGCGCGCACTTCTTCTGGCCGGCGATTCCGCTCGTGTTCCTGGTCATCGGCCTGATGCGACACATCCGGTACGGCGAATTCCACCATCGCCACTACCACCACCACCGGGTCGCGCCGTGGAACGCGCCGAACTACCGGTGA
- a CDS encoding NUDIX hydrolase — translation MPASDYVKNLRAKVGQDVIMFPTVSAIVLNDRGEVLLGQRSDNRQWSVIAGMMDPGEQPADALVREVLEETGVEVKIERVAGVALHQVVYPNGDHCHMVNTWFRCRAVGGEARVNDSESIAVGWFAPDALPEMSPFAMVRIRTSLEEDAPAWFARPGEGEIAGRQP, via the coding sequence GTGCCTGCATCTGACTATGTGAAGAACCTGCGCGCCAAGGTCGGCCAAGACGTGATCATGTTCCCGACCGTCAGCGCGATCGTCCTCAACGACCGCGGGGAGGTCCTGCTCGGCCAGCGCAGCGACAACCGGCAGTGGTCGGTCATCGCCGGCATGATGGACCCCGGCGAGCAGCCCGCGGACGCGCTGGTGCGCGAGGTTCTCGAGGAGACCGGCGTCGAGGTGAAGATCGAACGCGTGGCCGGCGTCGCCCTGCACCAGGTGGTCTACCCGAACGGCGACCACTGCCACATGGTCAACACCTGGTTCCGCTGCCGCGCGGTCGGCGGCGAGGCGCGGGTCAACGACTCCGAGTCGATCGCGGTGGGCTGGTTCGCGCCCGACGCGCTGCCGGAGATGAGCCCGTTCGCCATGGTCCGGATCCGCACCTCGCTGGAGGAGGACGCCCCGGCCTGGTTCGCCCGGCCCGGCGAGGGCGAGATCGCCGGCCGTCAGCCCTGA
- a CDS encoding helix-turn-helix domain-containing protein: MDDLRARLREAREAEGKKASAVAARAHISAAHLSNIEACRRSLTDTVLLAYAQVLGEDCMQRRGLILGAIGAGVLGPVAARELIRGGFTAALAKRGAEDEWRAQVIQYGRDYMEIGAAALQDRLATDLVLVQQQLNSPGMWASAARLLTTYGKTTGDPVEALRWYRIAAAAADRSEDLGVRVWVRGRAAIALAYEGAALATAERLADQAIGLSDRPSLGRLNSLVARAHVAAGRGDHRGAVAADSEARRVFDRVASPDGEISDFAVPPWRMATFRSMLWARLGDVRRGEQAQAEADGGRPAELTRFATHIELHRGLMLAHAGDKSGGLEYARAAMDALPAERRSQTLRLVLDEVARAVA; this comes from the coding sequence ATGGACGACCTGAGAGCGAGACTTCGCGAGGCCAGAGAGGCCGAAGGAAAGAAGGCGTCCGCGGTGGCGGCGCGGGCACACATCAGCGCAGCGCACCTGAGCAACATCGAGGCATGTCGGCGCAGCCTCACCGACACGGTCCTTCTCGCCTATGCCCAGGTGCTCGGGGAGGACTGCATGCAACGTCGAGGTCTGATACTCGGCGCCATCGGTGCGGGAGTGCTGGGGCCCGTCGCCGCGCGCGAGCTGATACGCGGCGGTTTCACAGCGGCCCTGGCGAAGCGCGGCGCCGAAGACGAATGGCGAGCCCAGGTCATCCAATATGGCCGGGACTACATGGAGATCGGCGCGGCGGCGCTCCAGGACCGGCTCGCCACCGACCTCGTGCTGGTTCAGCAGCAGCTCAACTCCCCCGGCATGTGGGCGTCGGCCGCACGGCTGCTCACCACCTACGGCAAGACCACCGGCGACCCGGTCGAGGCCCTGCGCTGGTACCGGATCGCCGCGGCGGCCGCCGACCGGTCCGAAGATCTCGGCGTACGGGTCTGGGTCCGCGGACGCGCCGCGATCGCCCTCGCGTACGAGGGTGCGGCTCTTGCCACGGCGGAGCGGCTCGCCGACCAGGCGATCGGCCTTTCCGACCGGCCGTCACTCGGACGGCTGAACTCGCTGGTCGCCCGCGCCCACGTCGCCGCCGGTCGCGGCGACCACCGTGGGGCCGTGGCCGCGGATTCCGAGGCGAGGCGGGTATTCGATCGGGTCGCGTCGCCCGACGGCGAGATCTCCGACTTCGCGGTTCCGCCGTGGCGCATGGCGACCTTCCGGTCGATGCTGTGGGCCCGGCTCGGCGACGTCCGCCGGGGCGAGCAGGCCCAGGCCGAGGCCGACGGCGGGCGACCGGCGGAGCTGACCCGGTTCGCCACACATATCGAGCTGCACCGCGGCCTGATGTTGGCGCACGCCGGCGACAAATCCGGCGGTCTGGAGTACGCGAGGGCGGCGATGGACGCCCTACCGGCCGAGCGGCGGTCGCAGACGCTGCGGCTGGTGCTCGACGAGGTTGCGCGTGCCGTTGCCTGA
- a CDS encoding serine/threonine-protein kinase — MDATPVLGGRYVLRDQLGAGGMAVVWRAHDQVLGREVAVKLLNARHAGDPDSRRRIHEEARAAAALSHPNIAQVHDYGEADAYFGQVPYVVMELVRGGTLQERMTAGELPPRFAMRVAAEVAAALATAHADGLVHRDIKPANVMVTPTGAKVVDFGIAAAIDPGGTGDPDFEVLGTPAYLAPERLIDDAVEPASDVYALGVLLYRMLSGHSPWSADTTTQMLTAHIYIDPEPLTPQPGVPGYIIALCNRCLVKDPTERPSAREAAALLAQGAGLRVVDDIPPQPQAGPWQEDDDPSVLIRPKAEPSEPPEPAVTAPPAPPDAGEVRKPVHRRRGVLPFAFVLLAAVAAGLWWLVAGDDRAAPESAAGAPAAGRSVPAAAAPSATSGGKAPATPGAATPGAATPGAVAPGTVAPAAQNPANGIPTLTTTAPAAATTGATPSPEPEATTPAPQERTLTSEGGSVRAVCQAAGTAQLLSWTATKPYKVDEVEAGPASAAVAVFRHGNERVRMTVTCAGGVPSHTTTG, encoded by the coding sequence ATGGATGCGACTCCTGTACTCGGCGGCCGGTACGTGCTGCGGGATCAGCTCGGCGCCGGCGGCATGGCGGTCGTGTGGCGGGCCCATGACCAGGTGCTGGGCCGGGAGGTCGCGGTCAAGCTGCTGAACGCCCGGCATGCCGGCGACCCCGACTCCAGGCGGCGGATCCATGAAGAGGCCCGGGCCGCCGCCGCGCTGTCGCACCCCAACATCGCCCAGGTCCACGACTACGGCGAGGCCGACGCCTACTTCGGCCAGGTGCCGTACGTGGTCATGGAGCTCGTCCGCGGCGGGACCCTCCAGGAGCGGATGACGGCCGGTGAGCTGCCGCCGCGGTTCGCGATGCGGGTGGCCGCCGAGGTCGCGGCGGCGCTGGCCACGGCGCACGCCGACGGGCTGGTGCACCGCGACATCAAGCCGGCCAACGTCATGGTCACGCCGACCGGCGCCAAGGTGGTGGACTTCGGCATCGCCGCCGCCATCGATCCCGGCGGCACCGGCGACCCGGACTTCGAGGTGCTCGGCACGCCGGCCTACCTCGCGCCCGAGCGGCTGATCGACGACGCGGTCGAACCGGCCTCGGACGTCTACGCGCTCGGCGTGCTGCTGTACCGGATGCTCTCGGGGCACTCGCCGTGGAGCGCCGACACCACGACGCAGATGCTGACCGCGCACATCTACATCGATCCGGAGCCGCTGACGCCGCAGCCCGGTGTGCCTGGCTACATCATCGCGCTGTGCAACCGGTGCCTGGTCAAGGACCCCACCGAACGGCCGAGCGCCCGCGAGGCCGCGGCGCTGCTGGCACAGGGCGCGGGGCTGCGCGTCGTCGACGACATCCCCCCGCAGCCGCAGGCGGGACCGTGGCAGGAGGACGACGACCCTTCGGTCCTGATCCGCCCGAAAGCGGAGCCCTCGGAGCCCCCGGAGCCCGCCGTGACGGCCCCGCCGGCCCCGCCGGACGCCGGCGAGGTCCGCAAGCCGGTGCACCGCCGCCGGGGTGTCCTGCCTTTCGCGTTCGTGCTGCTCGCGGCGGTCGCCGCCGGGCTCTGGTGGCTGGTCGCCGGCGACGACCGGGCGGCGCCCGAATCCGCCGCCGGTGCGCCCGCCGCCGGCCGGTCGGTCCCGGCCGCGGCGGCGCCGTCGGCCACGAGCGGGGGGAAGGCGCCGGCCACCCCCGGCGCGGCGACCCCCGGCGCGGCCACGCCCGGCGCGGTCGCACCCGGCACGGTCGCGCCGGCCGCACAGAACCCGGCGAACGGCATACCCACGCTGACGACGACGGCTCCGGCGGCCGCGACGACCGGCGCGACGCCCAGCCCGGAGCCCGAGGCCACGACGCCGGCGCCGCAGGAACGCACGCTCACGTCGGAGGGCGGTTCGGTGCGCGCCGTCTGCCAGGCCGCCGGCACCGCCCAGCTGCTGTCCTGGACGGCCACCAAGCCCTACAAGGTGGACGAGGTCGAGGCGGGGCCGGCGAGCGCGGCGGTCGCGGTGTTCCGGCACGGCAACGAGCGGGTGCGGATGACTGTCACCTGCGCGGGCGGCGTCCCGTCACACACCACCACCGGCTGA